A region of Thermobifida halotolerans DNA encodes the following proteins:
- the mutM gene encoding bifunctional DNA-formamidopyrimidine glycosylase/DNA-(apurinic or apyrimidinic site) lyase gives MPELPEVEVVRRGLERWVAGASLGEVAVLHPRSVRRHVRGAADFTASLSGRVVAEVRRRGKYLWLTLDSGDALLAHLGMSGQLLVQPCGADDERHLRVRLPLAVPPDSGPADPRELRFVDQRTFGHLLVDHLVDDGAGEGLPSVITHIARDPLDPAFDDDAFAAALRRRRTGLKRALLDQSLISGVGNIYADEALWAARLHWARPTETLRRPQIDTLLTAVREVMTAALAQGGTSFDSLYVNVNGESGYFERSLNAYGRRDRPCARCGAPIRRETFMNRSSYSCPRCQPVPRGARV, from the coding sequence ATGCCGGAACTGCCCGAGGTGGAGGTGGTGCGGCGCGGCCTGGAGCGGTGGGTCGCCGGCGCGTCCCTCGGTGAGGTCGCGGTCCTGCACCCGCGTTCGGTGCGGAGGCACGTCCGGGGAGCGGCGGACTTCACCGCCAGCCTGTCCGGACGCGTCGTCGCCGAGGTGCGGCGGCGCGGCAAGTATCTCTGGCTGACCCTGGACTCGGGTGACGCGCTGCTGGCCCATCTGGGAATGAGCGGACAGTTGCTGGTCCAGCCGTGCGGCGCCGACGACGAACGGCACCTGCGGGTGCGGCTGCCGTTGGCCGTGCCGCCGGACAGCGGCCCGGCCGACCCACGGGAACTGCGTTTCGTGGACCAGCGCACCTTCGGCCACCTCCTGGTGGACCACCTCGTCGACGACGGCGCCGGGGAGGGGCTGCCGTCGGTCATCACGCACATCGCGCGTGACCCGCTGGACCCGGCTTTCGACGACGACGCGTTCGCCGCGGCGCTGCGCCGCAGACGCACCGGTCTCAAGCGGGCGCTGCTGGACCAGTCCCTGATCAGCGGGGTGGGCAACATCTACGCCGACGAGGCGCTGTGGGCGGCCCGGCTGCACTGGGCCAGACCCACCGAGACGCTGCGCCGCCCCCAGATCGACACACTGCTCACCGCGGTGCGGGAGGTGATGACCGCGGCACTGGCCCAGGGGGGAACGTCCTTCGACAGCCTCTACGTGAACGTCAACGGGGAGAGCGGCTACTTCGAGCGCAGTCTCAACGCCTACGGCCGCCGCGACCGTCCGTGCGCCCGGTGCGGCGCGCCGATCCGGAGGGAGACCTTCATGAACCGCTCGTCGTACAGTTGCCCGCGATGCCAGCCGGTACCGCGCGGCGCACGCGTGTGA
- the rpmF gene encoding 50S ribosomal protein L32, which produces MAVPKRKMSRSNTRTRRSQWKAARPVLISCPRCRDPKLPHVACPTCGTYNNRQVVNPA; this is translated from the coding sequence GTGGCCGTCCCGAAGCGGAAGATGTCGCGGAGCAACACTCGCACCCGCCGTTCCCAGTGGAAGGCGGCGCGCCCGGTGCTGATCAGCTGCCCGCGCTGCCGTGACCCCAAGCTCCCGCACGTCGCCTGCCCCACGTGCGGCACCTACAACAACCGCCAGGTCGTCAACCCGGCGTGA
- a CDS encoding YceD family protein has product MVDTRPLGRQAGSMRTETRAVPAPAPLAVGMAGVPEGSDIELDLRLEAVMEGVLVTGTARTVFTAECSRCLDPVSDELEVDFQELFRYPSDDDGYGHEAEDDLDAGDEDEDYYLEGDLLDLEPVIRDAVVLALPQSPLCRDDCSGLCVECGAKLADVGPDHSHDERLDPRWEALRRLREESGGS; this is encoded by the coding sequence GTGGTCGACACCCGGCCGCTCGGCAGACAAGCCGGGTCGATGCGGACGGAGACCCGTGCCGTTCCCGCCCCCGCGCCGCTGGCCGTGGGGATGGCCGGCGTGCCCGAGGGCAGTGACATCGAGTTGGACCTGCGACTCGAAGCCGTCATGGAGGGTGTGCTCGTGACGGGCACGGCGCGCACGGTGTTCACCGCCGAGTGCTCCCGCTGCCTGGACCCCGTCTCCGACGAGTTGGAGGTGGACTTCCAGGAGCTGTTCCGTTATCCGTCCGACGACGACGGCTACGGGCACGAGGCCGAGGACGACCTGGACGCCGGTGACGAGGATGAGGACTACTATCTTGAGGGCGATCTGCTCGACCTCGAACCGGTGATCCGTGACGCGGTGGTGCTCGCGCTGCCGCAGTCGCCGCTGTGTCGGGACGACTGCTCCGGACTGTGTGTGGAGTGCGGCGCCAAACTGGCCGACGTCGGTCCCGACCACAGCCACGACGAACGTCTCGACCCCCGGTGGGAGGCGTTGCGTCGCCTGCGCGAGGAGTCCGGAGGAAGCTGA
- the recG gene encoding ATP-dependent DNA helicase RecG: MTDLHEPLAGKLGDRSAKVLASALDLHTVGDLLRHYPRRYGSRGELTDLAGLVEGEQATVVAEVLRGTSRPMRNRRGSIFEATVTDGRGKLSLLFFHRAAWHRDRLLPGRRGLFAGKVSVYRGRRQLAHPDYELFESEDSELERARAYAEALIPIYPAAEKAPTWRIAKCVATVLDTLDELPDPLPAEVRSRHRLIGLAEAYRRIHTPEDWDDVHAARKRLKWDEAFVLQVALARRRRTAQRQPARPRPRVPGALLDAFDARLPFTLTEGQREVGEVIAADLASEHPMHRLLQGDVGAGKTLVALRAMLQVVDSGGQAVLLAPTEVLAQQHHRSVTEMLGPLARAGQLDGAEHATRIALLTGSLGAASRREALLDAASGRAGIVIGTHALLQEQVSFADLGLVVVDEQHRFGVEQRDALRDKSAEGRPHVLVMTATPIPRTVAMTVYGDLDVVALRQLPSGRSPVATHVVPAREKPHFLTRAWERIREEVAQGRQVYVVCPRIGGDGEEPDETGRAASDGDGSPEEAARRPPLAVADVLAELEGGPLGGLRMAALHGRLAPDDKDKVMRAFAAGEIDVLVATTVVEVGVNVPNATVMVIMDADRFGVSQLHQLRGRVGRGSLPGLCLLVTEAEEGSRARERLDAVAATTDGFALSRIDLEQRHEGDVLGAAQSGRRSSLRMLTLTRDEELIGRAREEAADLVAADPELTAHPALAAALDELLGEDRAEYLEKA; the protein is encoded by the coding sequence GGAGCGCCAAGGTCCTGGCCTCCGCGCTCGACCTGCACACCGTCGGCGACCTGCTGCGGCACTACCCCCGGCGCTACGGCAGCCGGGGCGAGCTCACCGACCTGGCCGGACTGGTGGAGGGCGAGCAGGCCACCGTGGTCGCCGAGGTCCTCAGGGGGACCAGTCGGCCGATGCGCAACCGGCGCGGCTCCATCTTCGAGGCCACCGTCACCGACGGCCGGGGAAAGCTGTCGCTGCTCTTCTTCCACCGGGCCGCGTGGCACCGCGACCGGCTGCTGCCCGGGCGGCGCGGGCTGTTCGCCGGAAAGGTCTCGGTCTACCGGGGCCGCCGCCAACTGGCCCACCCCGACTACGAGCTCTTCGAGTCCGAGGATTCCGAACTGGAGCGCGCCAGGGCCTACGCGGAGGCCCTCATCCCCATCTACCCGGCGGCGGAGAAGGCTCCCACGTGGCGGATCGCCAAGTGCGTGGCCACCGTGCTCGACACGCTGGACGAACTCCCCGACCCGCTGCCCGCCGAGGTGCGCTCCCGGCACCGCCTCATCGGCCTGGCCGAGGCCTACCGGCGCATCCACACCCCCGAGGACTGGGACGACGTCCACGCGGCCAGGAAGCGCCTGAAGTGGGACGAGGCGTTCGTGCTCCAGGTGGCGCTGGCCCGCCGCCGACGTACGGCGCAACGGCAGCCCGCCCGTCCGCGCCCGCGCGTTCCCGGCGCGCTGCTGGACGCCTTCGACGCGCGGCTGCCCTTCACCCTCACCGAGGGGCAGCGCGAGGTCGGCGAGGTGATCGCCGCGGACCTGGCCTCCGAGCACCCCATGCACCGGCTGCTGCAGGGCGACGTCGGAGCGGGCAAGACACTGGTCGCGCTGCGCGCGATGCTCCAGGTCGTGGACTCCGGAGGGCAGGCGGTGCTGCTCGCTCCCACCGAGGTGCTGGCCCAGCAGCACCACCGCTCCGTCACCGAGATGCTGGGGCCGCTCGCCCGGGCCGGTCAGCTCGACGGCGCCGAGCACGCCACCCGGATCGCCCTGCTGACCGGATCGCTGGGGGCGGCGTCCCGCCGCGAGGCGCTGCTGGACGCGGCCTCCGGCCGGGCGGGGATCGTCATCGGCACCCACGCCCTGCTCCAGGAGCAGGTCTCCTTCGCCGACCTCGGCCTCGTCGTCGTGGACGAGCAGCACCGCTTCGGCGTCGAGCAGCGCGACGCCCTGCGGGACAAGTCCGCCGAAGGCCGCCCGCACGTGCTGGTCATGACCGCCACCCCCATCCCGCGCACCGTGGCCATGACCGTCTACGGCGACCTCGACGTCGTCGCGCTCAGACAGCTCCCGTCCGGACGCTCCCCCGTCGCCACGCACGTGGTCCCCGCCCGGGAGAAGCCCCACTTCCTGACCCGCGCCTGGGAGCGGATCCGCGAGGAGGTCGCCCAGGGGCGGCAGGTCTACGTCGTCTGCCCGCGGATCGGCGGCGACGGGGAGGAGCCCGACGAGACCGGGCGGGCCGCCTCCGATGGGGACGGCTCCCCGGAGGAGGCGGCCCGCCGCCCCCCGCTGGCCGTGGCGGACGTGCTCGCGGAGCTGGAGGGGGGACCGCTCGGCGGACTGCGGATGGCCGCCCTGCACGGCCGCCTGGCCCCCGACGACAAGGACAAGGTCATGCGCGCCTTCGCCGCGGGCGAGATCGACGTGCTGGTGGCGACCACCGTGGTCGAGGTCGGAGTGAATGTGCCCAACGCCACAGTGATGGTGATCATGGATGCCGACCGGTTCGGTGTCTCGCAGTTGCACCAGTTGCGCGGCCGGGTCGGCCGGGGCAGCCTCCCGGGACTGTGCCTGCTGGTCACCGAGGCAGAGGAGGGCAGCAGGGCCCGCGAGCGCCTCGACGCGGTGGCCGCCACCACCGACGGGTTCGCGCTGTCCCGGATCGACCTGGAACAGCGCCACGAGGGCGACGTCCTGGGAGCCGCCCAGTCCGGCCGCCGGTCCTCCCTGCGGATGCTCACCCTGACCAGGGACGAGGAGCTCATCGGCCGGGCGCGCGAGGAGGCGGCCGACCTCGTCGCGGCCGACCCGGAGCTCACCGCGCACCCCGCGCTGGCCGCCGCGCTGGACGAACTCCTCGGCGAGGACCGCGCGGAGTACCTGGAGAAGGCCTGA
- the coaD gene encoding pantetheine-phosphate adenylyltransferase, producing the protein MRRVVCPGSFDPVTNGHIDIIGRVARQNEEVIVAVLVNVNKRGLFTADEKLDMLREATRGFGNVSVAKFDGLLVDFCRANDVSAIVRSLRSVSDFDYELQIAQMNYQLSGVDTLFLTANPKYSFLSSSLVREIAQYNGDVSALVPPYVEERLRAKYAELAKDGG; encoded by the coding sequence GTGCGCCGTGTCGTCTGCCCCGGATCCTTCGACCCCGTCACCAACGGCCACATCGACATCATCGGCAGGGTGGCGCGCCAGAACGAGGAGGTCATCGTCGCGGTGCTGGTCAACGTGAACAAGCGGGGACTGTTCACGGCGGACGAGAAACTCGACATGCTCAGAGAGGCCACCCGCGGGTTCGGCAACGTCTCGGTGGCCAAGTTCGACGGACTGCTCGTCGACTTCTGCAGGGCCAACGACGTCTCCGCCATCGTGCGCAGCCTGCGCTCGGTCAGCGACTTCGACTACGAACTGCAGATCGCGCAGATGAACTACCAGCTCTCCGGGGTCGACACGCTGTTTCTGACCGCCAACCCCAAGTACTCGTTCCTCAGCTCCAGCCTGGTCCGCGAGATCGCCCAGTACAACGGGGACGTCAGCGCACTGGTTCCCCCGTACGTGGAGGAGCGGCTGCGCGCCAAGTACGCCGAACTGGCAAAAGACGGGGGCTGA
- a CDS encoding ABC transporter substrate-binding protein translates to MRVARSLAAFSLPLLVTLAACGGSPSDEPAAEQSPAEGFPVTVTDSRGEVTLETVPERVVSLSPSLTEILFEVGAGEQVVAADEYSNHPPEAPTTDLSGFTPNVEAVVEYDPDLVVLSDDGGDITEQLENLEVPTLLLPAAQTLEDTYSQMELLGEATGNAEEGAAAADELRDRIDDVVAGVEDDAAGLTYYHEIDAQLYSVTSDTFIGQVYGLFGLSNIADEAEDTAGGYPQLSAEFIVEQDPDLVFVSYPGGVEDVTGRPAFDSVTAVREGNVIELDADTSSRWGPRVADFAEDVAEAVEAARGE, encoded by the coding sequence GTGCGCGTCGCACGCAGCCTGGCGGCGTTCTCGCTGCCCCTCCTGGTCACCCTCGCCGCATGCGGTGGTTCCCCCTCCGACGAACCGGCCGCGGAGCAGTCCCCGGCCGAGGGCTTCCCGGTGACCGTCACCGACTCGCGCGGTGAGGTCACCCTGGAGACGGTTCCCGAACGCGTCGTCTCCCTGTCACCGTCGCTCACCGAGATCCTGTTCGAGGTCGGAGCGGGCGAGCAGGTCGTCGCCGCGGACGAGTACTCCAACCACCCGCCCGAGGCGCCCACCACCGACCTGTCCGGGTTCACCCCCAACGTCGAGGCCGTCGTCGAGTACGACCCCGACCTGGTGGTGCTCTCCGACGACGGCGGCGACATCACCGAACAGTTGGAGAACCTGGAGGTCCCCACGCTGCTGCTGCCCGCCGCACAGACGCTGGAGGACACCTACTCCCAGATGGAACTGCTGGGCGAGGCCACCGGCAACGCCGAGGAGGGTGCCGCGGCGGCCGATGAGTTGCGCGACCGCATCGACGACGTCGTCGCCGGGGTCGAGGACGACGCGGCGGGACTGACCTACTACCACGAGATCGACGCCCAGCTGTACTCGGTGACCTCCGACACCTTCATCGGGCAGGTCTACGGGCTGTTCGGTCTCAGCAACATCGCCGACGAGGCGGAGGACACCGCGGGCGGCTACCCGCAGCTGTCGGCGGAGTTCATCGTCGAACAGGACCCCGACCTGGTCTTCGTGTCCTATCCCGGGGGAGTGGAGGACGTCACGGGACGCCCCGCCTTCGACTCGGTCACCGCCGTGCGGGAGGGGAACGTGATCGAACTCGACGCCGACACCTCCTCCCGCTGGGGACCGCGGGTCGCCGACTTCGCCGAGGACGTCGCCGAGGCCGTCGAGGCGGCACGCGGCGAATGA
- the smc gene encoding chromosome segregation protein SMC, whose product MYLKTLTLRGFKSFASATTLRFEPGITCVVGPNGSGKSNVVDALAWVMGEQGAKTLRGGKMEDVIFAGTSSRAPLGRAEVSLTIDNTDGALPIDYSEVTIRRTMFRNGGSEYAINGDTCRLLDIQELLSDSGIGREMHVIVGQGQLDTVLHAGPEERRALIEEAAGILKHRKRKEKALRKLSAMQSNLDRVSDLTAELRRQLKPLGRQAELARRAAVIQAELRDARLRLLADDIVTLREGLAKEEADEAAVRERRAAAEQALAQAQEREAQLERAATEAAPLLARAQETYHALSRLKERLSAVAGLAAERHRNLSSTGEEERRGRDPEELEREAEEIRAQEEELQDRLDAARTELEGVVFDRAEAEAALRDEEQRVAAAARAAADRREGLARLRGRVEALRSRLEAGQAEIERLDQAAVEARERAAEAQTAFEEARAEAEGLELGDSELEEAHDQAREELAAAEARLNELRAAERAAERERAALDARREALAMGLERGDGAAALLTADADTPGLLGSLAAFLDVEPGAETAVAAALGAASDAVVLATREDAGAALELLKRHDAGRAGIVVAAAGTAVPQERRPGPPHGARPALDAVTPPDRLREALTVLLADTVLVPDTATAGRVVAERPDLRAVTPDGDVFTAAFVHGGSTAVPSLLEVRAAVDEATEQLAAAEETCKRAAADLADATIARERAAAAVEAVNARRRGTDRRRNEVAQQVGKLGGQARAAVLEAERYTAASQKAARGREADLLALTELQERLEQAENEPVDDDEPDTARRDRLAAEATRLRSVEMEARLAVRTAEERVRAITGRAEALLRTAAAERRAREEAARRRRRRAAQAKVAEAVADGAAQALSRITVSLAAADGERRLAEEQRDTREAELRTVRTRVRELSVELEKLLTVVHSGEVARAERRLRLEQLETRALEEWGMEAETLVAEYGPRVPVPPPADAEEADAVPVPYVREVQEKRARTAERQLGRLGRINPLALEEFAALEERHNFLNTQLEDLKKTRRDLLTVVKEVDDRVQEVFSAAYADVEHEFRRIFSRLFPGGEGRLVLTDPDDMLTTGVEVEARPPGKKVKRLSLLSGGERSLTAVAFLVAIFRARPSPFYVMDEVEAALDDTNLQRLLVIFEELRAASQLIVITHQKRTMEVADALYGVTMRGDGISQVISQKLDRAG is encoded by the coding sequence GTGTATCTGAAGACACTCACGCTGCGCGGATTCAAGTCCTTCGCCTCGGCCACCACCCTCCGTTTCGAACCAGGCATCACCTGCGTCGTGGGCCCCAACGGCTCCGGCAAGTCCAACGTCGTCGACGCCCTGGCCTGGGTCATGGGCGAACAGGGCGCGAAGACACTGCGCGGCGGCAAGATGGAGGACGTCATCTTCGCGGGGACGTCCTCCCGCGCCCCGCTCGGCCGCGCCGAGGTCAGTCTCACCATCGACAACACCGACGGCGCGCTGCCCATCGACTACTCCGAGGTCACCATCAGGCGGACCATGTTCCGCAACGGAGGCTCCGAGTACGCCATCAACGGCGACACCTGCCGCCTGCTCGACATCCAGGAACTCCTCAGCGACTCCGGCATCGGCCGCGAGATGCACGTCATCGTCGGTCAGGGACAACTCGACACCGTCCTGCACGCGGGCCCGGAGGAACGCCGCGCGCTCATCGAGGAGGCCGCCGGAATCCTCAAGCACCGCAAGCGCAAGGAGAAGGCGCTGCGCAAGCTCTCCGCGATGCAGAGCAACCTCGACCGGGTCAGCGACCTGACCGCGGAACTGCGCCGCCAGCTCAAACCCCTGGGCCGCCAGGCCGAACTCGCCCGGAGGGCCGCGGTCATCCAGGCCGAACTGCGCGACGCCCGGCTCCGCCTGCTCGCCGACGACATCGTCACCCTGCGCGAGGGCCTCGCCAAGGAGGAGGCCGACGAGGCGGCGGTGCGGGAACGCCGCGCCGCCGCCGAACAGGCCCTGGCCCAGGCCCAGGAACGCGAGGCGCAACTCGAACGGGCCGCCACCGAGGCCGCTCCGCTGCTGGCCCGGGCGCAGGAGACCTACCACGCCCTGTCCCGGCTCAAGGAACGGCTCAGCGCGGTCGCGGGCCTGGCCGCCGAGCGCCACCGCAACCTCTCCTCGACGGGCGAGGAGGAGCGGCGCGGCCGGGACCCGGAGGAACTGGAACGCGAGGCCGAGGAGATCCGCGCCCAGGAGGAGGAGCTGCAGGACCGCCTGGACGCCGCCCGCACCGAACTGGAAGGCGTCGTCTTCGACCGGGCCGAGGCCGAGGCGGCCCTGCGCGACGAGGAGCAGCGCGTCGCCGCCGCCGCACGGGCCGCCGCCGACCGCCGTGAGGGGCTGGCCCGCCTCCGCGGCCGGGTGGAGGCGCTGCGCAGCAGACTGGAGGCCGGGCAGGCCGAGATCGAACGGCTCGACCAGGCCGCGGTCGAGGCCCGCGAGCGCGCGGCCGAGGCGCAGACCGCGTTCGAGGAGGCCCGCGCCGAGGCCGAAGGGTTGGAACTGGGCGACAGTGAACTGGAGGAGGCCCACGACCAGGCCCGCGAGGAACTGGCCGCGGCCGAGGCCCGCCTCAACGAGCTGCGCGCCGCCGAACGCGCCGCCGAACGCGAGCGCGCCGCCCTCGACGCCCGCCGGGAGGCGCTCGCGATGGGCCTGGAGCGCGGGGACGGCGCCGCCGCGCTCCTGACCGCCGACGCCGACACCCCCGGGCTGCTCGGTTCGCTCGCCGCCTTCCTCGACGTCGAACCGGGCGCCGAGACAGCGGTCGCCGCGGCCCTGGGCGCGGCCTCCGACGCCGTCGTGCTGGCCACCCGCGAGGACGCGGGCGCAGCCCTCGAACTGCTCAAACGACACGACGCGGGAAGAGCCGGGATCGTCGTGGCCGCCGCGGGCACGGCCGTCCCGCAGGAGCGCAGACCCGGCCCGCCGCACGGTGCCCGGCCCGCCCTGGACGCCGTCACCCCGCCGGACCGGCTACGCGAGGCGCTGACCGTCCTGCTCGCCGACACCGTGCTGGTCCCCGACACGGCCACGGCGGGCCGGGTGGTCGCCGAACGGCCCGACCTGCGCGCGGTCACCCCCGACGGGGACGTGTTCACCGCCGCGTTCGTCCACGGCGGCTCCACCGCCGTCCCCAGCCTCCTGGAGGTACGGGCGGCCGTGGACGAGGCGACCGAACAGCTCGCGGCGGCCGAGGAGACCTGCAAACGGGCCGCCGCCGACCTCGCCGACGCCACGATCGCGCGGGAGCGGGCCGCGGCGGCGGTCGAGGCGGTCAACGCCCGGCGCCGCGGCACGGACCGGCGCCGCAACGAGGTCGCCCAGCAGGTCGGAAAGCTCGGCGGCCAGGCCCGCGCGGCCGTCCTCGAAGCCGAACGGTACACCGCCGCGTCGCAGAAGGCCGCGCGGGGACGCGAAGCCGACCTGCTGGCGCTCACCGAACTCCAGGAGCGACTGGAGCAGGCCGAGAACGAACCCGTCGACGACGACGAACCCGACACGGCGCGGCGCGACCGGCTCGCGGCGGAGGCCACCCGGCTCCGGTCGGTGGAGATGGAGGCGCGCCTGGCGGTGCGCACCGCGGAGGAGCGGGTCCGCGCCATCACCGGACGCGCCGAGGCGCTGCTGCGCACCGCCGCGGCCGAACGTCGGGCCCGGGAGGAGGCGGCACGGCGCAGGAGGCGCCGCGCCGCCCAGGCGAAGGTGGCCGAGGCGGTCGCCGACGGTGCGGCCCAGGCGCTGAGCCGCATCACGGTGTCCCTGGCCGCGGCCGACGGTGAACGCCGCCTCGCCGAGGAGCAGCGCGACACCCGCGAAGCCGAACTCAGAACCGTCCGGACCAGGGTCCGGGAACTCTCGGTGGAGCTGGAGAAGCTGCTCACCGTGGTGCACAGCGGCGAGGTGGCCCGCGCCGAGCGCCGCCTGCGGCTGGAGCAACTGGAGACGCGCGCCCTGGAGGAGTGGGGCATGGAGGCGGAGACGCTCGTGGCCGAGTACGGTCCGCGCGTGCCGGTCCCGCCGCCCGCCGACGCCGAGGAGGCCGACGCCGTCCCGGTCCCGTACGTGCGCGAGGTGCAGGAGAAACGCGCCAGAACGGCGGAACGCCAGCTCGGCCGGCTCGGCAGGATCAACCCGCTGGCGCTGGAGGAGTTCGCCGCACTGGAGGAGCGGCACAACTTCCTCAACACCCAGCTGGAGGACCTCAAGAAGACCCGCCGCGACCTGCTGACCGTGGTCAAGGAGGTCGACGACCGGGTGCAGGAGGTGTTCTCCGCCGCCTACGCCGACGTCGAACACGAGTTCCGCCGGATCTTCTCCCGGCTCTTCCCCGGCGGGGAGGGCCGCCTCGTCCTCACCGACCCCGACGACATGCTCACCACCGGGGTCGAGGTCGAGGCCCGCCCGCCCGGCAAGAAGGTCAAACGCCTGTCCCTGCTCTCCGGCGGTGAGCGCTCGCTGACGGCGGTGGCCTTCCTCGTCGCCATCTTCAGGGCCCGGCCCTCCCCGTTCTACGTGATGGACGAGGTGGAGGCCGCGCTGGACGACACCAACCTGCAGCGGCTGCTGGTGATCTTCGAGGAGTTGCGCGCCGCCTCGCAGTTGATTGTCATCACCCACCAGAAGCGCACCATGGAGGTCGCCGACGCGCTCTACGGCGTGACAATGCGGGGGGACGGGATCTCCCAGGTGATCAGTCAGAAACTCGACCGGGCGGGCTGA
- the rsmD gene encoding 16S rRNA (guanine(966)-N(2))-methyltransferase RsmD encodes MTRIIAGAAGGRRLAVPDGRTTRPTSDRVREALFASALSDLGSFTGLRVLDLYAGSGAIGLEALSRGAAHALLVEADRRAAAVIRRNIARTALPGARLVADRVERVLARGPEEGPYDLVVADPPYAVGDEEVTAVLEALRDHGWLASGALVVVERSSRGDAPRWPDGYLADKARKYGEASLWYGHAASLPDRG; translated from the coding sequence ATGACCCGCATCATCGCCGGTGCCGCGGGAGGACGCAGACTCGCGGTACCCGACGGACGGACCACCCGACCCACCAGCGACCGGGTGCGCGAGGCGCTGTTCGCCTCGGCACTGTCCGACCTGGGCTCCTTCACCGGACTGCGGGTGCTGGACCTGTACGCGGGCTCCGGCGCGATCGGGTTGGAGGCGCTCTCCCGCGGCGCCGCGCACGCGCTGCTGGTGGAGGCCGACCGGCGCGCCGCCGCGGTCATCCGCCGCAACATCGCCCGGACCGCCCTTCCCGGCGCGCGCCTGGTCGCCGACCGCGTGGAACGGGTGCTGGCCAGGGGCCCGGAGGAGGGCCCCTACGACCTCGTGGTGGCCGACCCGCCCTACGCGGTGGGAGACGAGGAGGTCACCGCGGTGCTGGAGGCGCTGCGCGACCACGGCTGGCTGGCCTCCGGCGCGCTGGTCGTCGTGGAACGCTCCTCCCGGGGAGACGCTCCGCGTTGGCCTGACGGCTACCTTGCGGACAAGGCGCGTAAATACGGTGAAGCGTCCCTTTGGTACGGTCACGCCGCGAGCCTCCCCGACCGGGGGTGA
- a CDS encoding acylphosphatase: protein MGDIRMTAWVRGHVQGVGFRWWVRSRALELGLTGAATNLVDGRVEVVAEGERTACEHLLALLRGGRTPGRVDSVIERWTNHRGSFTGFEER, encoded by the coding sequence ATGGGTGACATTCGTATGACCGCGTGGGTGCGCGGACACGTTCAGGGTGTGGGTTTTCGGTGGTGGGTGCGCTCACGCGCACTGGAACTCGGACTGACCGGAGCCGCGACAAACCTGGTCGACGGCAGGGTCGAGGTGGTCGCGGAGGGGGAGCGCACCGCCTGTGAGCACCTGCTCGCGCTGCTGCGCGGCGGTCGGACCCCCGGGCGCGTCGATTCGGTCATTGAGCGTTGGACAAACCATAGGGGTTCTTTCACCGGATTCGAGGAGCGGTGA
- the rnc gene encoding ribonuclease III has product MGTQISASEAREFQRSVGIEVAPDILTRALTHRSYAYENGGLPTNERLEFLGDSVLGLVVTDTLYRTHPDLPEGQLAKLRAAVVNMRALADVARGLGIGRYVRLGRGEEATGGRDKSSILADTLEALIGAVYLDRGLDEASALVHRLFDPLIARASGLGAGLDWKTSLQELTAAELLGVPEYQVEESGPDHQKTFRATVRVAGRTYGLGEGRSKKEAEQQAAESAWKAIRAAAERQPAPEGS; this is encoded by the coding sequence ATGGGAACGCAGATCTCCGCTTCCGAAGCCCGTGAGTTCCAACGATCAGTCGGCATCGAGGTCGCCCCGGACATCCTCACCCGCGCCCTCACCCACCGCTCCTACGCCTACGAGAACGGCGGGCTGCCGACCAACGAGCGGTTGGAGTTCCTCGGCGACTCCGTCCTCGGCCTGGTCGTCACCGACACCCTCTACCGCACGCACCCCGACCTTCCCGAGGGGCAGTTGGCCAAGCTGCGCGCCGCGGTGGTCAACATGCGGGCGCTCGCCGACGTGGCCCGGGGGCTGGGGATCGGCCGCTACGTGCGCCTGGGACGGGGCGAGGAGGCCACCGGGGGCCGCGACAAGTCCTCGATCCTCGCCGACACGCTGGAGGCCCTGATCGGCGCCGTCTACCTGGACCGCGGCCTGGACGAGGCGTCCGCGCTGGTGCACCGGCTGTTCGACCCGCTGATCGCCCGGGCGTCGGGACTGGGCGCCGGACTGGACTGGAAGACCTCCCTGCAGGAACTCACCGCCGCCGAACTGCTCGGCGTACCCGAGTACCAGGTCGAGGAGAGCGGCCCCGACCACCAGAAGACCTTCCGCGCCACGGTGCGGGTCGCCGGTCGGACCTACGGACTGGGCGAGGGGCGCAGCAAGAAGGAGGCCGAGCAGCAGGCCGCGGAGTCGGCCTGGAAGGCCATCCGGGCCGCCGCCGAGCGGCAGCCCGCACCGGAGGGAAGCTGA